From a single bacterium genomic region:
- a CDS encoding glycosyltransferase family 39 protein, which yields MKKPIPPVVYALLLAAVAAAAGVFLFSQINGPLVADEPQQVDIASSLAGTARPMAFSGSTWKAVLCHPLLYHSLVAVPVGLAGKAPWAGRLAGLACFYATGAILWLVAHRVTGERRGPFLAVLLYALHPLAVQSALSVDTDTALMPLVGMVLIWYLSRRDFDLGRGGWLGLGLLVGVALTAKFTTPPVLAAALGIYYVAARRPRQLAYLAAALGISVILFAVYFVPYATIKGLPLLEPFKHSLGRVAAPGGAFWGVVVKRSLRLVLWLGLPFLITFFVASLGEVRRRFARVNPAVAYAAVAALALLLFYLLVGGDAYGFVKYHAPLVPLAALVLGATFGPAFAGESKRTVLFLGALAFIYYLLVVRDPLYWPYVAREAKEVLLAPPGDVNKALALTGAFIILPLVAFVVMTRRGGRVMSFVILAAAAGPALDVRHARADYERRFNYGERGLTEAASALRAVPEYMKLVVPVDVAFAERYRHPHVAVEDLLGDDEAFRLWVRDRYTGAVVLRDAYFIHDGYKEALENPRVITVLENMYDIGRYGSFTVALRKRELWPEEP from the coding sequence TTGAAAAAGCCCATTCCTCCGGTCGTATACGCCCTCCTCCTGGCCGCCGTCGCCGCCGCGGCCGGCGTCTTCCTCTTCTCCCAAATAAACGGGCCGCTCGTCGCCGACGAACCGCAACAAGTCGACATCGCCTCCTCGTTGGCCGGCACCGCCCGGCCCATGGCCTTCTCGGGCTCGACGTGGAAGGCGGTCCTGTGCCATCCCCTGCTTTACCATTCGCTGGTTGCGGTGCCCGTGGGGCTGGCGGGGAAAGCGCCTTGGGCCGGTCGCCTCGCCGGCCTCGCGTGTTTCTACGCTACGGGCGCGATACTCTGGCTCGTGGCGCACCGCGTCACCGGCGAACGACGGGGGCCGTTCCTGGCCGTTCTGTTGTACGCCCTTCACCCGCTGGCCGTCCAATCGGCGTTATCGGTTGATACGGACACGGCCCTTATGCCGCTTGTCGGCATGGTTTTAATTTGGTACCTCTCGCGGCGGGACTTCGACCTCGGCCGCGGCGGATGGCTGGGGCTCGGTTTGCTCGTCGGCGTAGCTTTGACGGCGAAGTTCACGACGCCGCCGGTGTTGGCCGCCGCCCTCGGCATCTACTACGTCGCGGCGCGAAGGCCGCGTCAGTTGGCTTACCTGGCCGCGGCCTTGGGGATAAGCGTGATTTTATTCGCCGTCTACTTCGTACCGTACGCCACGATAAAAGGGCTGCCGCTGCTCGAGCCTTTCAAGCACTCCCTCGGCCGCGTCGCGGCGCCGGGCGGCGCGTTCTGGGGCGTCGTAGTTAAACGGAGTTTAAGACTCGTCCTTTGGCTCGGCCTGCCGTTCCTGATTACTTTCTTCGTCGCCTCGCTGGGCGAGGTCCGGCGGCGGTTCGCGCGCGTTAACCCGGCCGTAGCGTACGCCGCCGTAGCCGCGCTCGCCCTCCTACTCTTCTACCTGCTCGTGGGGGGCGACGCTTACGGGTTCGTCAAATACCACGCGCCGCTGGTACCGTTGGCCGCGCTGGTACTCGGCGCCACTTTCGGGCCCGCCTTCGCGGGGGAGTCGAAACGAACGGTCCTGTTCTTGGGAGCGCTGGCTTTCATATATTACCTCCTCGTCGTCCGCGACCCCCTGTATTGGCCGTACGTCGCGCGCGAAGCGAAGGAGGTACTCCTCGCGCCGCCGGGGGACGTCAACAAAGCCCTCGCGCTCACCGGCGCCTTCATAATCCTGCCCCTGGTCGCCTTCGTCGTTATGACGCGGCGAGGCGGGAGGGTGATGTCGTTCGTAATTTTGGCCGCCGCCGCCGGCCCGGCCCTCGACGTCCGGCACGCCCGGGCCGACTACGAACGTCGCTTCAACTACGGCGAGCGCGGCCTGACCGAGGCCGCGTCGGCGCTGCGGGCCGTTCCCGAATATATGAAGTTAGTGGTGCCGGTCGACGTCGCCTTCGCCGAGCGGTACCGCCACCCGCACGTCGCGGTCGAGGACCTCCTCGGCGACGACGAGGCTTTCCGCCTGTGGGTGCGCGACCGGTACACCGGCGCGGTCGTACTTCGGGACGCGTACTTTATACACGACGGGTATAAAGAAGCGCTGGAAAACCCGCGAGTGATAACGGTCCTCGAGAACATGTACGACATAGGCCGCTACGGCTCGTTTACGGTCGCGCTGCGGAAAAGGGAGCTATGGCCCGAGGAGCCATAA
- a CDS encoding radical SAM protein: MRVLFVYKDVTLTEPLGVLYLAATLRRAGHEAALALADRRSFARDVESFRPDVLAYSVTTGYHQYYLRLNRELRAALKKPVVSVFGGAHATFFPEFVEEEGVDVVCRGEGEEAVVELVDRLARGDDYRHIPNLWAKENGTVHRNDVRPLVADLDALPFPARDILYDYDKYMRSVTMKHFFPMRGCPYLCTYCFNHKYNQLYRGKGRVLRWRSVDNVLAEIEDVRERYPLKFVRFLSDNFTNGKEWVAEFADKYGRAVGLPFHCNVRANMVDEKVARDLARAGCVSVLLGIETGDDAVRNELLKRNMSRETIVSACRYLRENGVNVYASNMIGLPGETFQQALETLRLNQECRPAFAWSALFMPYPRTELTEYAVQRGYYDGDPNAVFHTFHDHSVLRFESETEGKMLANLHKLFGVMVEWPFLARLARPLCKLPSNPLYKLIFTLWYGYTNRRRIFPYPLGVDGFVAGVKRFLRKDKA; encoded by the coding sequence GTGCGAGTACTTTTCGTATATAAAGACGTAACGCTCACCGAGCCGCTGGGGGTCCTCTACCTGGCCGCGACGCTCCGGCGCGCGGGCCACGAGGCGGCGCTGGCCCTCGCCGACCGCCGCTCCTTCGCCCGCGACGTCGAGTCGTTCCGGCCCGACGTCCTCGCCTATTCCGTCACCACCGGCTACCACCAATATTACCTCCGTTTGAACCGCGAGCTCCGCGCGGCGCTTAAAAAACCCGTCGTCAGCGTCTTCGGCGGTGCGCACGCCACCTTCTTCCCGGAATTCGTGGAGGAGGAGGGCGTGGACGTCGTGTGCCGCGGCGAGGGCGAAGAGGCCGTAGTCGAGCTGGTGGACCGGCTGGCCCGCGGCGACGACTACCGCCACATACCCAACCTGTGGGCCAAAGAAAACGGCACCGTTCACCGCAACGACGTCCGGCCCCTCGTCGCCGACCTCGACGCGCTTCCCTTCCCGGCGCGCGACATCCTCTACGACTACGACAAGTACATGCGCAGCGTCACGATGAAGCACTTCTTCCCCATGCGCGGCTGCCCGTACCTGTGCACCTACTGCTTCAATCATAAATACAACCAGCTCTACCGCGGCAAGGGCCGGGTTTTGCGGTGGCGCTCGGTGGACAACGTCCTGGCCGAAATCGAGGACGTGCGCGAACGGTACCCGCTCAAGTTCGTCCGCTTCCTCTCGGACAATTTCACCAACGGCAAAGAGTGGGTCGCGGAGTTCGCCGACAAGTACGGCCGCGCGGTCGGCCTCCCTTTTCACTGCAACGTACGGGCCAACATGGTGGACGAAAAGGTGGCGCGGGACCTCGCCCGGGCGGGCTGCGTCTCGGTATTGCTCGGCATCGAGACCGGCGACGACGCCGTCCGCAACGAGCTCTTAAAGCGAAACATGTCGCGCGAGACGATCGTATCCGCGTGCCGGTACTTGCGCGAGAACGGCGTCAACGTCTACGCCTCCAATATGATAGGCCTGCCGGGTGAAACCTTCCAGCAGGCCCTCGAGACGCTCCGGCTCAACCAGGAATGCCGTCCCGCCTTCGCCTGGTCCGCGCTATTCATGCCGTACCCCCGCACCGAGCTCACCGAATACGCGGTGCAGCGCGGCTACTACGACGGCGACCCTAACGCCGTCTTCCACACCTTCCACGACCACTCGGTCCTCCGCTTCGAAAGCGAAACCGAGGGAAAAATGCTGGCCAACCTCCACAAGCTCTTCGGCGTAATGGTGGAGTGGCCTTTCCTCGCGCGCCTCGCCCGGCCGCTGTGCAAATTGCCGTCCAACCCCCTCTACAAGTTGATATTCACGCTGTGGTACGGCTACACCAACCGCCGCCGGATATTCCCGTATCCCTTAGGCGTCGACGGCTTCGTCGCCGGCGTGAAGCGGTTCTTGCGGAAGGATAAGGCGTAA
- a CDS encoding VOC family protein, which translates to MHGICHIEIPTTDFAKSKAFYEKVFGWKVEVDPKTDYAMWTPDDGPGGGFNLVKEPCKCGEAGCLVYVFVASVDEKAKEVEAAGGKITTPKTAVGEMGWYTIFEDPAGGVVGLWESAKKA; encoded by the coding sequence ATGCACGGAATATGCCACATAGAGATCCCGACGACCGACTTCGCCAAATCCAAGGCGTTCTACGAGAAGGTCTTCGGGTGGAAGGTCGAGGTCGACCCGAAGACGGATTACGCCATGTGGACGCCCGACGACGGCCCCGGCGGCGGTTTCAACCTCGTCAAAGAGCCGTGCAAGTGCGGCGAGGCGGGCTGCCTGGTCTACGTCTTCGTCGCCTCCGTAGATGAAAAGGCGAAGGAAGTCGAGGCCGCCGGCGGCAAGATAACGACGCCTAAAACGGCCGTAGGCGAAATGGGTTGGTATACGATATTCGAAGACCCGGCCGGCGGCGTCGTGGGCTTGTGGGAGTCGGCCAAGAAGGCTTAA
- a CDS encoding sulfatase-like hydrolase/transferase, whose product MAPGRLKDYGRFVGEVAAVSCVAGVLAAAGEYVLGAALGDGRFWGPPRYFFQILLGVEALWVAFLAAAIFAVAATAYFWWASRRGPVRLASPALFAVLAALGGAGAARFWATVDHPALHRGGVTTRLIIAAVFVGAAAAWVGLSAGIYRLLQKAPRAAGAKSSAAVVALRLFALALLLPFVAVELGGLWRAQKPRPHKPDIFFLVMDAFRADRLESYGATRRLAPTLEAFAGESVLFREAYTVSSWTKPAIATALTSTLPSTHGVTARFTGLPEEALTLTAYLRGKGYRTLAVSANPNINRMAGMGDGFDVMDNACGGSILEAAGPPTAAARILTKHDVSPRVFGALWRPTRDGMALNRRLELWMRYTRGPARFVYVHYWEPHTPNPARPEYMAELKPFLDRVDPARARELAEGRYFFHDLIKDPFFRPDYDDDEIALAKALYDAEIRRMDVVIQDVLENVIPAFAEEPEPIIIILADHGEEFLEHGRWLHGAGLHREVAEIPLMFKAPGYPGAVVEGAVTLTDVAPTLVSLVGGKIPAEWEGLDLKPYFAGEEAVPRRDLLLEGIQDFHVPELEPPQRSIEMDALVAGGYYYLKDDNTGREFFYKREADPLQLDNLVGEPAGVDELLAERRDTADRLKAEAQARALIPSLGFVPPRLEKSLRALGYVN is encoded by the coding sequence GTGGCGCCGGGAAGGTTAAAGGATTACGGCCGGTTCGTGGGCGAGGTCGCGGCCGTGAGTTGCGTCGCGGGCGTGCTGGCCGCGGCCGGCGAGTACGTGTTGGGCGCGGCGCTGGGCGACGGCCGGTTTTGGGGGCCGCCGCGTTATTTTTTCCAGATATTGTTGGGCGTCGAGGCGTTGTGGGTAGCGTTTTTAGCCGCCGCGATTTTCGCGGTGGCCGCTACGGCGTATTTTTGGTGGGCGTCGCGGCGGGGCCCGGTTCGGTTGGCGTCGCCGGCGCTCTTCGCGGTTTTAGCCGCGCTGGGCGGCGCCGGTGCGGCGCGCTTCTGGGCCACGGTGGACCATCCGGCATTGCACCGCGGGGGCGTTACGACGCGGCTGATTATCGCGGCGGTATTCGTAGGCGCCGCGGCGGCCTGGGTCGGCCTCTCCGCCGGGATATACCGGCTCCTGCAAAAGGCGCCCCGGGCCGCGGGGGCGAAGTCGTCGGCCGCCGTCGTCGCCTTACGCCTGTTCGCGCTGGCGCTGCTCCTCCCGTTCGTAGCGGTCGAACTCGGCGGCCTTTGGCGGGCGCAAAAGCCCCGGCCCCACAAACCGGACATATTCTTCTTGGTAATGGACGCGTTCCGGGCGGACCGCCTCGAGTCGTACGGCGCGACGCGTCGCCTGGCGCCTACGCTCGAGGCCTTCGCCGGCGAGAGCGTCCTTTTTCGGGAGGCGTACACCGTCTCGTCGTGGACCAAACCCGCGATCGCGACGGCCCTAACCTCTACCCTCCCGAGTACCCACGGCGTTACGGCGCGTTTTACCGGGTTGCCCGAGGAGGCGTTGACGCTCACGGCGTACCTGCGGGGGAAGGGATACCGCACGTTGGCGGTATCGGCGAACCCCAACATAAACCGCATGGCCGGGATGGGCGACGGTTTCGACGTAATGGACAACGCCTGCGGCGGGAGCATCTTGGAAGCGGCGGGGCCGCCCACGGCCGCGGCGCGTATTCTGACGAAGCACGACGTATCGCCGCGCGTCTTCGGCGCGCTGTGGCGGCCTACTCGCGACGGCATGGCCTTGAACCGCAGGCTCGAGCTCTGGATGCGTTATACGCGGGGGCCCGCGCGCTTCGTGTACGTGCATTATTGGGAGCCCCATACCCCCAATCCGGCGCGGCCCGAGTATATGGCGGAATTGAAACCCTTCCTGGACCGCGTTGACCCGGCCCGCGCGCGCGAGCTCGCCGAGGGTAGGTATTTCTTCCACGACCTTATCAAGGACCCGTTTTTCCGGCCCGATTACGACGACGACGAGATCGCCTTGGCCAAAGCGCTGTACGACGCGGAGATCCGCCGGATGGACGTCGTTATCCAAGACGTGCTGGAGAACGTTATTCCCGCCTTCGCCGAGGAGCCGGAACCGATAATAATAATATTGGCGGACCACGGCGAGGAGTTCCTGGAGCACGGCCGGTGGCTCCACGGCGCCGGCCTGCACCGCGAGGTGGCCGAGATCCCGCTGATGTTCAAGGCGCCGGGCTACCCGGGCGCGGTGGTCGAGGGAGCGGTGACGCTGACGGACGTCGCGCCGACGCTGGTATCGCTCGTGGGCGGGAAGATCCCGGCGGAGTGGGAAGGTTTGGACCTGAAACCGTACTTCGCCGGCGAGGAAGCGGTTCCGCGGCGCGACCTACTTCTGGAGGGGATACAGGATTTCCACGTACCGGAGCTCGAGCCGCCGCAGCGGAGCATCGAGATGGACGCGCTGGTGGCGGGCGGTTATTATTACCTTAAAGACGACAATACGGGACGGGAGTTCTTTTATAAAAGGGAGGCCGACCCGCTTCAGCTGGATAACTTGGTAGGCGAGCCGGCCGGCGTCGACGAGCTGCTGGCGGAGCGCCGGGATACGGCCGACCGTTTAAAGGCCGAAGCCCAAGCGCGGGCGCTCATCCCCTCGCTCGGTTTCGTTCCGCCCCGGCTCGAGAAGTCGCTGCGGGCGTTGGGCTACGTCAACTGA